The Vicia villosa cultivar HV-30 ecotype Madison, WI linkage group LG1, Vvil1.0, whole genome shotgun sequence genome includes a region encoding these proteins:
- the LOC131620756 gene encoding uncharacterized protein LOC131620756 has translation MEVPLQIYRKNDTAIDTTDAFTTSERFVTREEVIRWVKETGINNKVTVIITRSDTETGKRGRSNKVIFGCDKGGKYKDKSETQNRLEGHSFVGRLTTDEKQHVADLTKRHVPPRHILISLQERDPENVTRITQIYKHKSVIEAEIRGPRSEIQHLLKLIEEANYVYWSRKRDDL, from the exons ATGGAAGTTCCGCTCCAAATTTATCGAAAAAACGATACAGCTATAGATACCACTGATGCTTTCACAACTTCAGAGAGATTTGTCACACGAGAAGAAGTTATCCGTTGGGTTAAAGAGACTGGAATTAACAATAAAGTGACCGTTATTATCACGCGTTCAGACACCGAAACAGGCAAAAGAGGAAGAAGTAACAAAGTGATATTTGGGTGCGATAAAGGTGGAAAATATAAGGACAAAAGTGAGACTCAAA ATAGATTAGAAGGTCATTCATTTGTTGGTAGGTTGACAACCGATGAGAAGCAGCATGTTGCTGATTTGACAAAGAGACATGTTCCGCCTAGACACATATTGATTTCCTTGCAAGAGCGAGATCCTGAGAATGTCACTCGGATCACGCAAATATACAAGCATAAAAGTGTGATTGAAGCGGAGATAAGAGGTCCAAGAAGTGAGATACAACATTTGCTTAAGCTTATAGAGGAGGCGAACTATGTTTATTGGAGTAGGAAACGTGATGAtttgtga
- the LOC131620672 gene encoding uncharacterized protein LOC131620672: MSRAPICIKDLVKGNQVWKMQIRVVDLWVVKEKTGQKHIELVIQDVKGDQIHVTTRSRDFKDWNDQVKEHETYTLHNGEPVVNDGALKVCSNPLKIVFNGGTAMTKVPFPDIPHHKYNFHPIENFLKGSFKADLLYGHRWGEMGRKSCVNITLRDVEGNVIEVVLWDDYCKQFSTYNTSGTQKKSPTIIVLTHAWCKPNKVSGLPSLSNAWNGSRLLINVEHPQVEEFKASYVASDSSNAPALSLSLTSESSLQSAHKNWKSLDEVRSIRAIAELRKVCIFFLP; encoded by the exons ATGTCAAGGGCTCCGATATGCATCAAGGATTTGGTCAAAGGAAACCAAGTTTGGAAGATGCAAATAAGGGTTGTTGATTTGTGGGTCGTTAAGGAGAAAACCGGGCAGAAACACATCGAGTTGGTCATTCAGGATGTGAAG GGTGATCAAATTCACGTCACCACTCGGAGCCGAGATTTCAAAGATTGGAATGAtcaagtgaaagaacatgaaacATATACACTACATAATGGAGAGCCTGTTGTTAATGATGGAGCCTTAAAAGTTTGTTCTAACCCACTCAAGATTGTCTTCAATGGAGGCACTGCCATGACAAAGGTGCCGTTTCCCGACATACCCCATCACAAATACAACTTTCACCCCATAGAAAACTTTCTCAAAGGAAGCTTCAAGGCTGATTTGCTTTATG GACACAGATGGGGGGAGATGGGTAGGAAGTCTTGCGTGAATATCACTTTACGTGATGTTGAAGGAAACGTGATTGAGGTTGTGTTATGGGATGATTACTGCAAGCAATTCTCGACCTACAATACCTCTGGCACACAGAAAAAAAGTCCTACAATCATTGTCTTGACACATGCATGGTGCAAGCCAAACAAAG TTTCTGGTTTACCATCTCTCTCTAATGCATGGAATGGTTCTCGACTTCTCATCAACGTGGAACATCCACAAGTGGAAGAATTCAAAGCTAG CTATGTTGCAAGTGATTCATCCAATGCCCCTGCGCTTTCCTTGTCCTTAACCTCAGAATCATCTCTTCAATCCGCTCACAAGAATTGGAAGAGTCTCGACGAGGTCAGAAGTATCCGTGCAATTGCTGAGTTAAGAAaggtttgtattttttttcttccataa